The genomic DNA AGTTAGTTGGACTTGATATACTGTATAGATGATTGTAGAAAGCTATGGGGGAGAGTGAAGGATATATCGTTGGGTTTTGCTGAATAAAGAGATGGCACTTTATATGAACAGGGTTGTCAAGGGCACAAGGCTCAAAAGAAGCCCTAGCCTAAGGGAATTAAAAAgcaatatgtatatgtatgactTTTTCTATAAGCCTGTTTCTATATATTGATATGTAAAGCTTAAGATATGTAACAAATGCTTAAGTGCAGTCTATGTTATCTACAAAACTTCCAATTTCTTTTATTGGTCAATATGCATGATTTCCTTGTGATTCAAGTCTCTTGTTGAATACTCAAATATAGAGAGAATCATAGATTTTGATACTTTCCTTTCTTACTTGTAAAGGTATATCTaaagaaaaaaagtaaaagaaatgatGGAGAACTTCAATTAAGCAGGCCTTTTCATGCTTATCGCCTTATAGTAAAGTGTGCCTAGGTGAACTAGACATGTGCCTAATCAAATTGGCCACACCCGAAAGGGTCTAAGGCACTTTTGTTGTCTAGTGCTAGAGCCAGCATTGGATATGCATGAGTCAAAATAAGATAGAAAAAAGGCAACTTACTTATTAATTTTACCATATTATATCATTAATTCTGCTCACCAAATAGACCCTGACTGTAAAATAAGGACCCTCTGATGGGATGTGTATAGAAAACTGCATGCCTTTATTGCTGTATTTCCTTTCACATTTGATGCGATGAATGATTGTCTGTCTTTGTTTCACAGGGTATTCGAGAAGTCACTGCAGTATGTAAAACGCTTCAGCCGTTATAAAAATCCAGATGCTGTTAGACAAGTTCGAGAGTATCCTCTAATTTTCCAAAAATGTTAAATAGACCTTATTTAAGAATATCATATTTACTGCTCTTGATAAGCTTTTTGGGTGCTCCTTTCTCCTATAAATTGTTGTCCTTTTGGAGCTGTCTCTTATTGTGTTGTGGTTTGTTGGATCAGTTTATGGTGGAAGTTCAAAGAGGTTTAAGCTAACTTCAGCTGATGTTAGTTTTTAAGGAAATCTCAACATATTGTCAGTACTTTTCTATGATCTGATTAAAGCAGATCGCATTATTTTCTCTTCAACTAATACTTCCTCCTTATGACAATAATGCTTGCGCATATTCTATTACTTTTCTTAGGATATTTAACTTGCCTCTCTATTGTGAACCTTAACTGATGATCAGAATTTTGAGTAGATATCAGTTAGCTGAATTCGAGGTGAGAATCTATACTTTTTAAAGCATTAAACTTAGAATTATGATGTTAATGACCATGTAGAAAAACCTTCATATTGTGCTTTATTTATGCAGCTATGTGTCCTTGGCAACCTGTGTCCTGAAACTGTGGAGGAAGCAATCGCTATGGTGCCTTCCATCAAGGTAAAAAATGCTAAGCACACTCGTGTAGTTCTACAACTTTTATGctcatttttcttttcattgTTCAGATAGTAATTGATTTGTTCATCCTCCTTTCACTTGTATTGGTACCGTATaagtttgagaaaaaaaaaaaaaccatttggCCTTTCTGTTTGTCTACCCCTATAAGTTATACCAcaaaaattgatacaaattggATGTTGTTTAGATTATATTGCTGCATCCTTTTCACATGTATTGTCTAGCATGTCTGGAGGGGATTTTGAGGTTTTAATggcctctctctctctctctctatacatatatatataattgttatacttgttttaacctgTGGCAACGAATTGTCCTTGATATGCAGACTAAAGGACGGGCTCACGACGATGATGCCATTGAGAGAATGCTAAATGACCTGTCTCTTATCAAGAAATTTGAATAGTGGCCGCTAAATTACTGGCTGTCTATGACACTGAAGACATTAATAGAATGTTGAATGCCCTTTCTCTTACAAAATAtacatttttatctattttacccatgtgacccaaaaatcttaGTGTGTTGAATGGTTTATGTTCTGTAAATTTCTCATTAAGGTGCTGCAAATCCGCATGTCTGAAAACGGCTTTTGCTATTTATTCCGGTGATTTTTTTGGTTTTTAAGTTGTGTACTCATATTTTATGAGTGATTTTGCTGAGGAGTACCAATTACCATGATCTAAATTTTGTTTCCATCAAATATAATCATTGCATTTAACACTATATTATTGTAAGATATATATTAATTAGTGAGGTGAATCTGAGTTGAAACATCGAATCATGAACATGGGAAAAATCAACTGTTTTAACATCATTTTTGATCCAGgtttttagtttaatatttttgaaatagaCATTTATGATAACAGTGTTCATTTTTTCTTCAGTGTTCATATTTAACAGATATTCGATCTATTAATGTCTTGTTTAATATTGCTTTTGAAATTTCAagccaaataaaaaataaaaaatccatCTTTTACAAAAGTAATTAGTTTatatcataaattatatatattaactaaattaaatttatatttcatatattataatattaacaataaattaccataattttttatatatatttattaaattcttGAGTTGAATATTTAGTAAAACAAAAATCATACTAAGATGACATCATAGTATttcaacaaataataataataagagacataagaattacgtaataataataatgcattatGTTGTAGGCATAAGAGTTTGGTGAATAATCTCATTTCTCTCTCTCAattatcaataataacaataataataagccCAAAAATGTTacttgaaattgaataaattattgtatcaattataatttttattaatttataagagttttatttggatgtaattttatcatttaaaatatggtttatatatttaaattaaattttattaacaaaCTATATTAATTGCTTAAAAGGTATTTAAAATTTGTATATCATTTATCATAATATTAACGAATTTAAATATCATACTACATCTATGAACTCGTTGAAAATGTTGTTGAAACAAGCTTTGATAACAAGAGAAAACCAACaaatatatatgtaatttagTGTAAATCTACGTTGAAGCCTTGTATAGACacgaatttaaaacaaaaaacacAATATAAACAATAATATAAACCCAACCAATTACTCAACTGTTACAACCTGGGAATCGCACTTTTAGTGTGAATCTAGTCCCTCAAACAACTTCCTCAACCGAGAGTTGTAAACACTCACCAAGCTTATAAATAATTCATGGCGTTTTTGCACTTAAAAGAAGTTACTCAACATGAATTATATTGTGCTCACTTGGCTCAATAATCACACTAAAAGAGTGAAGCTTAACTTAGTCCATGACTTAAGCTTCCTTAAAATGGGAATAAGCTTCTTTAAATTTGGCCTCCACATTATGttagaaatttaatatttaatttatatattttaatttttaaataatttagccTATCTACGtttataatatcattagttagtctaaataattaatattattaactatttCAATCAAAATACTGGCATCAATTTGTATCAAGAATACTATttcaatataaaaaaattatttcatcgatgattttgaatgagtgttttaagaaaaaaatcataataaatatttttaacaatattttattattatatagcaATCAAGTgaaatattttaacctttttaatTGCACACCAAAGAATTTAATCGAATAATTTTAACGATGGTAACAACTAcacttgaatttttaaattgaaaagtaaATGATTATTTTCCTGAAAATAAAATTAGAGAACTAATTTCAAATGTACAAAGCATATAGggatttagagcatattttaacaTTCAAATTTTTACTTTACATTCGATATAGATAAATAATCAACGTATCGCTAAGTGTGGGTAAAGAATCATactaatatatatttaatggtAGGACTCTTACACCCAaggaataaaattttatatttgaaaataaattgtatattaaataatatatttttaaaatttagatttgaggaatgtaattttatacattattaGGACATCCAATTATTATTTTgcaatattaaattttgatttgtataattttaaaactatGAATTTTAGTCTTATAGATATTATTCATGCAATTTTAAGTTTCAGTTCATCCTAAAAGTTCGTTCTTTCAAGAAAAGAACTTCGTGTAATAATTATGTCATGAAGAAGATAAGCACATGCATCATTAAGAAACAATCCTCTTTCTCAATATTTCTATACCTTAAAATCAACTATTTTTATTAACCAACGGAaaagtaaataatttttattaatatctgaaatttaaattttaattaatatattttaatttaaaatattaaattattaaattattgtattttttatttttatttgttttatttaattttgtcgtaAAAGTTGTTGATGTAGCAATTATTTAAAAAggcaaaataaatattttagctCTCTACTTTCGTAGTTTTTGTTAATTTGGTTTTActctttaaatatttaatattgtaGGTTTAAACTCGAATTATGCAACAAATAGGAACAATAAATGAGAAAATTAGACACAAACATTTATGTAGAAAATCCCTCCAAAAAGaataaaaaccacgggcaaatgAGGCTTCGGCTTTCCACTAAATAAGTAAACAAACGAGAATACAATATGGAGTACATAAACTTAAATGTGTTACAATCTCAAACCCCGAAAACAAAGTTCTAACTCTCATAAAGTTCTCTCAAAAAGGGGTACAAAATTCTCTCCATAGTTATTACGAAAAACTCTCACCAGAACTTATCCGTGATCACATCTTGTCACCTCTAAAAGAAAAGTCATGTAGTACATCTTTAATTACCTATTAATTGGCCTATTAAAACATGGATTTAATGCCCCTTTAAATAGGCTAAGATTAGAGgtctaatcatactaaaatatcacTGGAGTAATCAGAGTTTAACTGTGAAAAAATTGCAAAGTTTAACTGGAAGAAAAAACCCGATTTATGTGGGGAACACAATACATTGGAAACCTTCTCGTCATGATGTCACAGGCTTACTTTAGTAAGTGTCTACAAACTGTTTGATAAATGCGAGGCATGCCCCACAAATGTTTCTgaacatttttatatattttttaaagagTAAGAACCAAACTAATAAAAAATTGTAAACATTGAAAGCTAAATCTTAACATCTTAGCAAGCCGAaaaaaatggaaatgaaagtgattttttgtaataccccatacccgtacctgagaccgggataggatacgaggcattaccgagattttcagaataatttcaattaatttatattatttagtattcattttcatgtttcatataacatccttttcatatattcaattcaaaatatcatataaaatacgatacaatacttaaattgtcatatttacatgctcattcaggaTATAcaaacctacctgactaaattgcagaaataccaagatttaggggcatattggtaatttaccattttcccaaatttcacccaatcttaaattaataatttcattcaatttattaatttagataataaaacaattcattcccttcaatttagtcatttttaacatttttataaaatttgccccctaaagttttattgttattcaatttagtccatgagcttaaaacatgcaaattagccatgctaactgaatattcatatatattttcctcctcctcctctccattccacatccttaatgtatataacacacttgtaagtaacattatctataatttttattatttacttttatggatattcaagctgtccatctatgtcatagtcactaaattatttatatctggagctataaaactcaaaattaagatccgctaattttccctgaaactagactcatatatctttttaccataaaattttcataattttttatttagccaataagtacagtttattctttaaagttatcattgttctgctgtctgacagtttcgacccttcttcactaaaaattaattatctcacagtaaaaaactcggataatattcccgttgatttctcctgaaaatagactcattagggattctaaacatataactttaagtctctaattatttttatccaatttttggtgattttccaaattcagaacaggggaacccaaattcattctgaccttgtctcacaaaattcattatatctcataatttacaattcaattgcttataccgtttcttctacaagaaactagactcaataagatttaatttcatattttattcatcctctaattaaatttctaaatttttggtgatttttcaaacttagactactgctgctgtccataatagtcttagtgcaaaatgttgattttctacttttaatttcaatttaatcttaactaaattcacttacttttttatcttaattcatactttatttctactcaattttaaccaaacttagacataattatctatttttcatcataacccttaattcatcattttactcaacatgaacattatctagaaatctaataactttcaaaatatcaacttaatttcatcaaaatcttgttccaaagcttctaaaacatcaaaattaagtaaaaaggactaaattgacttacctattaaactttcaagcttcaaaccttgaattttctcttttcttctttcttttctctttttctttcttccttccccTGTTTCGTTCCACATTCTGTTTCTTTTCATTCtaattctttctcttttttttccttttttatttactttacttttaataataatatataatatacttatataataagcaaACATATATGTGTATTACAAGTGTATGTATACTATTGGTacacatataaattattttaccATATACTTgtcttatatttaatttatttatcaaataatatcaattaaataataataaatatattaattatttatttaaataataagtgaatacatacatgtattacaaatatatgtattatattaattacacatgtattttatttttgtcaTACACTTGCCACtccttttggcttattttcctttttagtccctttacttttctttattctataattaaactttcactcttcatttaatttaatccttttatctaattatccttaattaagctaaattcacttaattaaactctaattaatcacttattttacttagtaaatatttttatataaatatttactgAATTCACTTTTCATAAAGAGATCCGAAATTATACTTTTTCAATGATCGGTAAAATTCGTGTCattacatttttttattatagtattttttatatttctCTTAATCTACATTTCCTTTAGTTTATCTCTTAATTATGCTTAATTAATTATATCCAAATGAAATGTGAGTTTAGATGAGTGGTGCGGTGTAATGCGATGCGTTTAACTTGCTTTCTATTTCACGTTATAATATCTAATCTCACTAAACGCAACTAAAACACAGTCCTTTCAAACTCACTTGaaaatatatattatgttataaaatttaatcgaaaaaaaaaaacttcaaacgtTGATGTTAACTCAACGCATGAGGGGCTAGaatacaaaaaaatttaaaaacaacgTGAAaagcaattattttattttattttaaccatgATTGCGACCCAAACATGTTTTTTTCCTCCAAAGCTTTACATAGTACAAAACAAATCCTAAGAAAAATTGTCATTTGATGTTAGTGGTGGTGGTGGTCCAATCTGATGCACTGTTGTTTTGAGGGTGGGATTAAATTATTcgtgtttaattttttatttgatattAATGTCGATTTAAatccttatttttttatatagAAAAATTCATCTTCAACCATGTATTGAGTTTTTTATTAAAatcaatataattttaatttaaaaggtaaaaataaaaataaaacaatgaaTTTTAAATTCACAAATATAAGTCTAGGTCAAATTAGGGATTTGATTTTTGTATTAAAACAATGAAGAGAATCTCCATAAATCACAAAGACTTTATTATTACATCAAATAATGACACCAAAGCATCTTGTTTATTTGAGGGCTTAATTGCATAGTTGTATTCATAATTGTaataaattcattttaaaattattgattTTATATCAATAATGTCTTTACGTTATTAAAATcgttaatttaattgttaaatgagATGTCGATCTTATCTGACATAATATTGTAAAAATCTTGATTTTGAGGTTTTCGAAACTTTTACAAAACCTATcattttctcactctttttattttattttacttttagtttttaattttaaaaggacaTAATGACTTTTTTTGGCCCCTCGACTTTacaaaaaaaaagtcattttaacCCTTGCAGTTacattttttgtcaaatcacctcaAAATTGATGGAAAAATTAACGTTTGTTAACTATACTTGTACACGTAGATTGCCACATGAATGACATGttaatatttaattgatttttaaattttaaaaaatataatctttactctttttttaatgattttaaagattttaaattttaaaaattaattttctattttttatttaaaaaaataaatgttgATGTATCATCCACATGACAATCCACGAATATGTCACgtcaacaaaattacaaaacatgacttttctatctattttggagtgatttgacaaataacacaaatttaagggctaaaaaagacgaaaaattaaatggggcactaaaatgactttttttttataaagtttaAGGTCAAATAATTCATTATGTCTTTTAAAAGTTACGAGGCAACATTTTacttttctttatatattttcattttaaattatgtcacatgAGATTTTATAAGTCATTTAATGGTTTCAATAATAGGAGGCCATTTTTGGTTTAACATTGATAGTTTGGGAATATAATTAGAACATTTTGAAGTTTAGAGACCAATTTAGAATGAGGGTCATAGTTTGGGGATGTTTGGTGCAATTAACTCAAAAATTGCTCCCTAAACTTCAAAGCGTTCTAATTACATCTCTAAACTATCAAAATTGTATCAATCAAGTCCTCCATTATTAAAATTGTTTAATTTAACCATGAAAGAAAACACATCAAATCTTGTGTggcataatttaaaatgaatattgtaaAAACGGATGTTGTAAAAAATATTGGTTTTAAagttttcataacttttacaaaagttttaTCGTTTACTCCTTCTTTTTTATTGATATAACATTGATAATTTAATGAtgcaattaaaaattttaaattttaaagatcaaTTTAAAATAGATATCATAGTTTTAAGATGTTTGATACTATTACTCTTTACGGTggagggatttttttttttttttagatttatttcAAACTTTGGAGCTAAAAgtaaaaatgagagaatgaaagCTACTGATATTTTGACACTTCTATTAAGTTTGAGAGCACATGACAAATGAAGTAATTTTTTAGCAAGCATGATCAAATATATTATTTCACATATCTCATTCCTAATCAACTATTGAAAAAAATTGTTTATCGcaatattttctattttagagATTTTAACTTAATAAACTCTTATAAACTTTGCTTCACCAAATGCtacaattaaaaattttaaccaCTAAATCTTTCATCTATATCCAAATCAACTAACAAAACTGAAAAATCTATTTACCAAACACCGTATTATTTTCTACCGGAAAAAAAGTACAAAATTAACGGGTGGTGGTAGTAAATGAGAAATATAATTAACTGTTAGAGCTATCGTTTTCTTCGGCTGTGTCATATTACACGTTTTTGGGTGTTACGACAAATTATATTGGCCCCATTTAAAGTAAgcactttttttaaaattttcttttgtctgtgggtattaatttattaattttctcACATTCTGGGAAAGTTAATCGATTATCTGATCTTTATTAAAAATCCTAGATAAGATCTTGACACGTGATTCAGACcagaaatattattttattttcttcagTTTTCATATTATGCGAAATAACAACAAAAAGTTTACCCACATGCATCAAAGAGTTAATTCCAGAACAAACAAAAACCCATTCAATAATATACCCAATAAAAGTACTATGAAGGCAATTTTACTGAGagtaattattatattttgtctttttttaatttaaaaatagtaaATTAACTTATGTAGGatacataaaaaataaattgattttttaaaattttatttatttatattattaaaattaatgtaattgataaaataattaaataaaaaataaatgatgGAAGCAAAGATGCACGAAAATCAAAGCTCAAgccgaaatttaaaaaaatcatttgaagAGGTTAAAATGAGATATTACGGAGAGATAaactttatatttaaaaaatcaaaatcaagaaATCcctcaagacattatcatttctcATGAAAGTTTTATCTTGTAAATTCTACCAAAAAGTATGAAAACCAAGGATCTCATGAAAGTTCTATATTGTAAATTCTACCAAAAAGTATGAAAACCAAGGATACGTGTCGATGATCCCTATTTATGATAATGAGAGTGAGAAAACACAGCAACCGTCATCTAaatgtttttttaattatttaggtATTTTATAGAGAAGTTAGGACAGTCTCACTCCATATAGATTTTTCAACGTATTTATCCAACGAATTCAGTACTCAATCTTTCTTATTATGTAAGTTTATTAAGATGTAGATATTGATcacgaattttaaaattattttatatagattttaaaataaaattcatttacataatttatgtttattttatatgtAGTGGTGAAGTTATTTTTTTAACtggtcgaaattaaattatatattttaaaataataaaatatattttcatcattttaataatctatatctttattttttaaaatagttaaattaaa from Gossypium arboreum isolate Shixiya-1 chromosome 9, ASM2569848v2, whole genome shotgun sequence includes the following:
- the LOC108454623 gene encoding DNA-directed RNA polymerase II subunit 4; this translates as MSGEEEENAAELKIGEEFLKAKCLMNCEVALILEHKYEQLQQMSDDPMNQVSQVFEKSLQYVKRFSRYKNPDAVRQVREILSRYQLAEFELCVLGNLCPETVEEAIAMVPSIKTKGRAHDDDAIERMLNDLSLIKKFE